The Coffea arabica cultivar ET-39 chromosome 6e, Coffea Arabica ET-39 HiFi, whole genome shotgun sequence genome contains the following window.
TGCTAggtgcattagtgagcccaaaaggcatcactaacCATTCATACAATCCATACTTAGTTTTGAAGGCAGTTTTtcattcatccccctctttaATCCTAATTTGATGGTACCCACTTTTGAGATCAATTTTGGTAAAGAACACAACCCAATGTAACTCATCAGGCATATCATCTAAGCGAGGTATAGGGTGGCGATACTTTACCGTGATGACATTTACAGCTCTACAGTCGGTACATATCCTCCACGTACCATTTTTCTTGGACACTAAAATGATTGGGACAGCACACGGGCTCAAACTCTCACGTGCCCATCCTTTGCCAAGCAACTCatccacttgcctttgcaactCCTTAGTCTCCTCCGGGTTGCTCTTGTAAGCTAATCAATTTGGCAATGAAACTCCAGGGACGAAATCAATCTGATGCTCAATGCCCCTAAGTGGTGGCAATCCACTTGGCACGTCCTCGGGAAAGATGTCAGCATACTCCTGCAAAAGAGACAACCTCAAGAGGTATGTTAGTATCAAGTTCATGCACATTCAGAGCTACTTCTTTGCTAACAAGCATAAGAAGAAGCTGCTCATCTCTCATtaacttcctcactttcttggcTTTTGTCAGGAGCATTTGTTTttccctcggattttacctcaCTTGCCGAGCTATCTATAGCCTTTTACCTCTCCTCCTGGCGCtcacattttctttcttttttgcacAATACTTCTCATACTCCTGTTGCAATTTCAATTGGTCTTCATGCACTTGTTTTGGGGAAAGGGGAGTTAGGGTGACTTTCTTACTATTGTACAAGAAGGTATACTTGTTAGTCACGCCATCCTTACTATTGTACAAGAATGTGTACTTGTTAGTCACGCCATCAAAAGTTACCTGCCTGTCAAACTGCCACGGCATACCTAGTATAATATGACTAGCCTGTATAGGAACTATGTCACATAATACATCATCAGAATATTTATGAATTTGGAAGGATATAAGAACCTGTTTGGTTACTCGAACCTCCCCAGAATTGTTGAGCCATTGGAGTTTGTAGGGTCGCGGGTGATCCCTTGTAGGCAGTTTCAAGTTGTCCACCATGAGTGAACTAGTTACATTTGTACAGTTCCCACTATTAATAATCACACTACAAAGTGCTTGGTTGAAGAAGCACCtggtgtagaaaatgttcttCCGTTGAAGCTCTTCCTCCTTAACACGTGTAGTTAATGCTCTTCTTGCAACCAATGCGGTCCTAAAGTGACCCTCGGGTGCATTAAATTCCTCTTCATTTGGCGACTCACCATCACTACCTCCTTCAAGTGGTAGCATGCCGTCATACTCGGCTTCATCTTCACTCACGATCTCGCCATTTTGCAGCATAATCATAGTCCTTTGGTTAGGGTATTGGCTTGCGATATGGCCTctaccttggcatttgaagcatcaAATATCACGAGCTCTAGTTTGTGCCCTAAGCTCCTCAAATTTTGGAATAGAAGAGGGTGGTTTCCTACCATTAGAACTGCCCACCTTACCTCTCTTGAATCTCGGCTTTGGTGTAGGAGCAGTTGGTGAAGGCCGAGAATCATTCCTTGGTTGGAACGAACGGTTGGTGGAGTAGGTGGTATTGCTCAAATTCAGCCGAGTagttcccctcctcttaagccGTTGTTTGACTTTAATGGCCTTGTCAACAAGCTCATGCAACTCCATATAGTGTTGAAGTTCCACTCGTTTAGCAATATCGGATCTTAACCCGTTCAAAAATCTAGCCATGGTGGCTTCGGGATTCTCTTGCACATCCGCCCTAAGCATCAGGATCTCCATCTCCTTATGATACTCATCCACACTCCAGTTGTCTTGGACTAAGGTTTGTAATAGGTGGTACAAATCCCTAGTATAGTGTCCAGGAACAAATCGGATGCGCATCATGGCTTGAAGTTCGAGCCATGGAATGAGCTTGAGTAGCCCGCTTCTCCTTCTTGACTTCTTActttggtcccaccaaaccacGGCGTACTCGGTGAATTCCATGGTTGTCAATTGCACCTTTTGCTCCTCGGTGTAGTCTTGGCAAGCAAAGACCATTTCGATCTTGGATAACCATTCGAGAAAGGCCTCGGGATCGGACCGTCCTTTGAATTCAGGGATTTTTATTTTGATGTGAGGTTCCTCGTTGTCATCATCATGATTGGAACCATCGGACTCCTCCACGTCTTTTCGCCTTCACGTGGACTTAAAAGTTTTTGGTGTTCCAGACACCCGAAGTTGCAGCAACTCATCTTGAATTGGTTCTAGCATGCGTTGGAAACACCTTTCCATTTGCTCCATCATCTTGTCAAAGTTCATGGGGCGGGATACTCCTTCGTTTCCACTAGACATGGAGTCTCGAGTATACCTGCAAGGGTTAGtagcaaagaaaaaggaaaaaggaaaagaagcgtttgtcttattattatttttttcacctCACTCCCTAAGTTTATACTACTCGTATATGGTCACTCAAATCACTCTAATGAGCTCACCAAAATTTTCTCATAGCCCCTTGCAAaaccttgaagaaattagaattcCTCAAGTGCTCAAATTTAGCTTAAAAAAAACAAGTTCACGCTAGAATTTGAGATTCGTAAGAGTGgagattttcttgaaaaacaaaattagaaCACTAAGAATAGAGTGGTAGAATATATTCAggaataaaaattgaaaaaagaatGGACTCAAAAGCTACAAAAATTAAGATTGACGCTCGAAGGTCCTGGCCGACAAGGAAAATGGTCCTTTTGCTTTGCTGGATTTCTTGGTTAGGTTACTCTTGTTTTAGCTGACTCAAGGTGCTGGTTTTCCTTTTTGCAGAGGTGTGGATACAACCTAGGAGCAATTCTAGACAAGGGTCAGCTACGAAATAGGGAACAATGTGACTTGGAAGGCCACTTGGTCttgttttggaaaccttttTGGTTTTAGAAACTAGTTGGATTTGGAAGTCTGGCAGCGgctgtttcctttttcttttctagttgCTCAGCCGAATGGTTCCCTCTTCCCAGGTGTCCTGGAAGTGCACAAAGGCTGGGGTGTTGGATGAATTAAATCGGCTCTCGCTAGCTGCTCAACTCACAAGAAGCAAGAACAACAAGCCGGATGGAGTCGCAAAATCACGATGTCACTCAAGTCCCCCCACGGGCTCTCCCCCTTCGGGTTACCCAAGAACCTCCCAAGAAAAGTTTAAGAACTCCTCGAAAACCCTTCACAGATGCTGGAGAGTATAAGAAACTGTTCAAGAAACGCAAGCTATAGGTTTTCAAGGTTCAAGAATCTCAAGAAGTTGTCGATCAGAATTTTTGAATGTAGACTAGGCTCAATGTAATCGGCAATTGATTCCCAACCGAGCTCTAGTTTCTTGTTTGAGTTCCCCAATTCAATAACAGTATTCAAGACtcttttgtttcaaaatttgcttgctgtgtttgtttcattttttttgtacaaCAGCAACTTCGGATGAACACAGGCGTGGTTACCCAAAATTTCCCAGGTCTGGCTGAGTTTGGTTGCGGTCTATTGTTGGTGGTTTTTGCAATCGTGTAGGCTAGGTTTTGGTTCCCAAACGGGTCAAGGTTTAGCTCCAGGTATAGGCCAACCTTTAACGATCAGGAGTTGTAAACCTAAcacaaaatttccagcaaataaCTCCAGGAAGATCGccacaaatttccagatttcaaagCGTCAAGAATCTTTTCAAGGACTCCAAGAAATCGTGAAGTTTGCCTACGAAATTCCAGAACAAGGTACCACTACATTCCTAGATAATGAACAACTAAGGGACAAGTCAAGAACAGATTTAGCAACACCCACAACTCAATAAGAAACACAAATAGAATTTGGAAACTTCAAAAGCTGCACTTCTCGACTTGGGGGAAGACAGCgagcagaatttttttttttgttaagaaaCGATGAAATCAACACACAACTAAACCAAACACAACACAATGAACTTCCAGAAATTGAAATCAATGGAGTCTCGCAGACAGATTACAATGTGCGACCAGATTTTGAACTAACGAGACAGACACAAATTCAGACACGAAACGAGGAAGAAACGATATTACCAAcaactagctctgatgccagctgatacgaatctcgttggtgACGAAGATTCGCGACCCATGATCGCTTGTTGGATTTGTGATTGACGACCAAGGAAGGTAGCAGCGaaaaccctacgacccctctaatccccgtgactacaaatttgttgatattatctcaacccgtaatcaaacgaattaACGAAtctcaggcaagtgtagaaggcgccacaactcaagtgtgattcttgaattgataagccaacaagaacactagagtataactctaagttgttcaagggaTGCTCGAATGTTATAGAGAAAATTATCTCACTTGATTTATGATAAAAGTGTCTACCCTTTTATTGATGTATTATGACCCCTTATATAGGATACAAGTAATACCTAATCTGATAAGGAAAGTAAAGCTAAAGGTGCGACTAGTATAGGCCCTAAATAGTGAAGGAAACGGAAAAGGAAACGACGGCCTCAACCCTCGACAGATAGGGCTTCATGCGGGCTTTCCTTCCTAGGCAGTCCACCTTAACATATAGTGATGAACAAAATAGCAATCCTATTCTTGGCGATTCTATGTGCAACATGCACTTAGCCAATTATTCAAGCTAATCAAACTAACACGTAAATAAATGAAACTACTGAAATGGGAAACGAGGTTTGGTAAAACCCTAAACCTCTGGTATAGCTTCAATGCTCAATACCGGATCTCGATCACCTTTACTGGAGTGTATGAATCTCTCAAAGGACTTGTGTATGGCATGTACAAGTACATTGAGTTGCGCACGAAATCTCTTTGCACGAGCCCTAGTGATGGGCTCGTTTGGAGTTTGCACGCTGTTCTCGGCCCCTCGATCACTCGAGCCGTTGTTGGCGTGCCTACGTACTATGATGCTATCATAAAATGTACCATaacttgaagagtttgtactggtgggatagtatgaagaagaaaattgctCAGTTTGTCCAGACCTGCTTGATTTGCCAGCAGGTTAAAggctgaacatcagaaaccattaGGTCTTTTGCAACCTTTAGAGATACTCgagtgaaaatggaaaaatatcaccatgaattttgtatttggattacCTAGAACACAAAGAGATTTTGATGCCATTTGAGTAATAGTGGATAtgttaaccaaatcggctcactttctgccgattagtatgaagtactCATTGGAAAAATTAGCAAAGCTATATTTGGATGAAATTATAAGGCTACATGGAATTCCAGTAAGCATTGTGTCCGATCGAGACCCTAGATTTGTCTCGcggttctggcaaaagatgcaagaagtgttggggattAAGTTGAATTTTAGTACTACTTACCATCGACAGACTGATGGATAGTCTGAgaggacgattcaaactcttgaggacatgttgagaacCTATATTTTGGATTTCGGAAAAAGTTGGAGTAAGTATTTGACTTTGGTAGAGTTTGCCTATAATAACAGTTTCCAttcatccattcaaatggctccgtataaAGCGCTTTATGGTCAAAACTGTAGatctccaatttgttgggatgaaataggtgaacgaAAGATTTTAGACCCCACTGCAgtgtcttggattgaggaggcacGAGAAAAGGTGAAGTTGATACGCCAGATAATTCAAACCGCACAGAGTCGTCAGAAGAGCTATGCAGATAATAGAAGGAAGGATTTAGAGTTTGTGGTTAGAGACTAAGTTTTTCTTAAGATTACTCCTCTGAAAGCGAGTTTGATCGCAGGAAAGGGAATGAAGTTACAACCGAGATTTGTAGGACCATATAAGATTCTTCAACGTGTAGGAAATGTGGcttataagttggaattgccactAAGTTTATTTCAGATCCACAATATTTTTCACGTATCGATactcaagaaatatcatccagatcCGTCTcatgtattgcaaccggagaatattgagattgatgagacaTTGACTTATGAGGAGAGACCGATAAAGCTTCTAGATCGtaaggtgaaagaattgaggaaTAAGCAAATTCCATTGGTGAAAGTCCTATGGAAGAACCACGGACtaaaggaagcaacttgggaagtaGAAGAATAAATTTAAGGAAAATATCCAGATCTATTTCCGAATCAAGGTataaatttcgaggacaaaattttcttaagggggagaggatgtgaggactcatgttttattcttaaaataattatttttataattaattgccctagtagtagttaattatattatcgttacgtgaatcgttttaaaatttcGCCTTATTGCGCGTGAATTGGAAGTTCGCGTATTTCGCGTCAAATtgactaagtggagatttaagaaatttatattagactactaagagtgaataattatagtgttaaaggaattacatttgaggattagtgcacaaatgtaacaaacaagagagaaaacggTGGTATGACACCGCGTACGatactattcctagttgacttttgtaaGATTTTTTGCCACAAattccttaagcttccaaagCAAGCTTCACAACACAAAACCCTCCCTCTCTCCTCACTCCATAGCTCGGCCGAAACagcaagggaaagaagaaagagagcTCCACTTCATCTTGCACCATTTTGGCTTTCAAATCTTTCACAAATCACCACCCAACTTACCTACCATTTGGAGAACAACTTTATCTTGGAGGGGGACACCTTCTTGCGGGTTTTCTTgggagatttttggtcaaattttctggtttcttcaaaAGCTAAGAGGTAACCTTCATCAACCTTGaaccttttcattttcttcaaagTTGGAGTTTTAATTGCAAGGGTTTGAACCCTAAGCATGAAactaggtagaggacttgagaaACCCACTTTATCTTGCTTTGATATTTAGGTAGAGGTCTTGAGGTGACTTATAGGTAGTGGGCTTGAGGTGTAATTGCTTGAATATGATTGTTATATGTGTAGATGAAAAGATTATGAtgagaaatgaaggaaagattgaaggaaaattGCGCATGGATGCTGGCCGAATCTGTCCTATTATTGC
Protein-coding sequences here:
- the LOC140009817 gene encoding uncharacterized protein; the protein is MAPYKALYGQNCRSPICWDEIGERKILDPTAVSWIEEAREKVKLIRQIIQTAQSRQKSYADNRRKDLEFVIHNIFHVSILKKYHPDPSHVLQPENIEIDETLTYEERPIKLLDRKVKELRNKQIPLVKVLWKNHGLKEATWEVEE